The following proteins come from a genomic window of Mariniflexile sp. TRM1-10:
- the miaA gene encoding tRNA (adenosine(37)-N6)-dimethylallyltransferase MiaA, whose product MPKYLISIVGPTAIGKTALSIKLANYFNTEIVSADSRQFFKEMSIGTAAPSKEELAAAKHHFIHHKSIQDNYSVGTFEKEAINCLDKLFKTHDVVIMVGGSGLYVDAITKGLDDFPEVDSNIRQTLNTHLETKGLPYLQNQLKELDAVAYNTIAIDNPHRVIRALEICMGTGKPYSSFLKKKHVNRHFKTITIGLTAEREIIYNRINQRVDVMMEQGLLNEIKNLLPFKELNALNTVGYKELFNYLEGEWELDFAISEIKKNSRRFAKRQLTWFKRDKNTLWFDYLTNVSEIIKQINEAI is encoded by the coding sequence ATGCCTAAATACCTAATCTCCATAGTTGGACCTACTGCCATTGGCAAAACAGCTTTAAGTATTAAATTGGCAAATTATTTTAATACTGAAATTGTTTCGGCAGACTCCCGACAGTTTTTCAAAGAAATGAGCATTGGTACTGCTGCGCCTTCAAAAGAAGAATTAGCCGCTGCAAAACACCATTTCATTCACCATAAATCTATTCAAGACAACTACAGCGTTGGCACTTTTGAAAAAGAAGCCATTAACTGTTTAGACAAGCTTTTTAAAACCCACGATGTTGTCATTATGGTTGGAGGCTCTGGTTTATATGTGGATGCCATAACCAAAGGATTGGACGATTTTCCCGAAGTTGATAGCAACATCAGGCAAACCCTAAATACCCATTTAGAAACCAAAGGACTCCCCTATCTTCAAAACCAACTTAAAGAATTAGATGCCGTTGCTTATAACACAATCGCTATCGATAATCCACATCGGGTTATTCGTGCCCTTGAAATTTGCATGGGCACAGGGAAACCTTATTCGTCGTTTTTAAAGAAGAAACATGTAAATCGTCATTTTAAAACCATAACTATCGGCTTAACTGCCGAAAGAGAAATCATCTACAACCGCATTAATCAACGTGTAGATGTCATGATGGAACAAGGCTTACTAAACGAAATTAAAAACCTACTTCCCTTTAAAGAATTGAACGCTTTAAATACCGTAGGCTATAAAGAATTATTTAATTATTTGGAAGGTGAATGGGAACTCGATTTTGCTATTTCAGAAATAAAAAAGAATTCCAGACGCTTTGCCAAACGCCAACTTACTTGGTTTAAAAGGGATAAAAACACCTTGTGGTTTGATTATTTGACCAATGTTTCAGAAATTATTAAACAAATTAATGAAGCAATTTAA
- a CDS encoding DUF3857 domain-containing protein, whose amino-acid sequence MKKNLTFLFVLFSLLSFSQEDYFPESYNVKFNDIKSSTFARDSTANALVIYDFGNSHVDPDDFELKTEIKRKVKILNREGFDKATISIHLYNSSKASQSVKNIMATTYNLVGNTIVSTKIDKKDIFEEKYDENHTLVKFTLPNIKEGSVIAYSYTLSSPFMFNYKGWSFQEDIPKLYSEYRASIPGNYEYNIKLVGGRKLKTNTTSVEKECLRAFNGGVAHCGKYVYAMEDIPAFIEEDYMTSKSNYLARIEYELKIFRGFNGVIDNYTKTWETVDSELRGDANIGKQLTKSVDTETLLSNDILNETDALKKAQSIYNYVQENYTWNDEYRIFHEVSVKDLIKNKSGNISSINILLHNLLESVGMEVKPILLSTRDNGFATKIFPVISEFNYLIVQATINDKTYLLDATDKYLNFGDIPFKCLNGYGRILDFKKGSDWINIEPEKPSTVQYKIELNLDANENMSGNVYGKKIGYHALDSRKAYYPNREVYINKIHDKYPYIEISNHKVLSEGKTSPDFIESYDIKYEDNVTGDHIYLNPFIMKFFNENPFKLQERTYPIDFGYKDTYYYAFKLNFDEAYTILEKPKDLALNLPDGKGQIILSSNLTDNSISLLLRIKFNETVFEPEYYPYLKEFFNKIVDVQTNSLILIKKK is encoded by the coding sequence TCACAAGAAGACTACTTTCCAGAAAGCTATAATGTAAAGTTTAACGATATTAAATCTTCAACCTTTGCAAGAGATAGTACTGCCAACGCCTTAGTCATATACGATTTTGGAAATAGCCATGTTGATCCAGATGATTTTGAACTTAAAACCGAAATAAAACGCAAAGTAAAAATTTTAAATAGAGAAGGTTTTGACAAAGCCACCATCTCCATTCATTTATACAACAGTAGTAAAGCTTCACAATCCGTTAAGAACATCATGGCGACTACTTATAACCTTGTTGGCAATACTATCGTTTCAACCAAAATTGATAAAAAAGATATTTTTGAGGAAAAATATGATGAGAACCATACATTAGTAAAATTTACATTGCCTAATATTAAAGAAGGCTCAGTAATAGCTTATAGCTATACCCTTAGTTCACCTTTTATGTTTAATTATAAGGGCTGGAGTTTTCAAGAAGATATCCCCAAATTATATAGTGAATACCGAGCCAGTATCCCTGGTAATTATGAATATAATATCAAGTTAGTTGGTGGCAGAAAACTAAAAACCAATACCACCTCGGTAGAAAAAGAATGCTTACGTGCCTTTAATGGTGGTGTTGCTCATTGTGGAAAATACGTGTATGCTATGGAAGATATCCCTGCTTTTATTGAAGAAGATTACATGACAAGTAAATCAAATTATTTAGCAAGAATTGAGTACGAGCTAAAAATATTTAGAGGTTTTAATGGCGTTATAGACAACTATACAAAAACTTGGGAAACAGTTGACAGCGAACTAAGAGGAGATGCAAATATTGGCAAACAACTCACGAAATCAGTTGATACTGAAACCTTATTAAGCAATGACATACTAAATGAAACCGATGCTTTAAAAAAAGCACAAAGCATTTACAATTATGTGCAAGAAAACTATACTTGGAATGATGAGTATAGAATATTTCACGAGGTTTCTGTTAAAGACCTTATTAAAAATAAATCCGGAAATATTTCATCCATAAACATTTTACTCCACAATTTATTAGAAAGTGTTGGTATGGAGGTAAAACCCATTTTACTATCAACCAGAGACAATGGGTTTGCTACAAAAATATTCCCCGTCATTTCAGAATTTAATTATTTAATAGTACAAGCGACAATTAATGACAAAACTTATTTATTGGATGCTACTGATAAATACTTAAATTTTGGAGATATTCCTTTTAAATGTTTAAATGGTTATGGGCGTATTTTAGATTTTAAAAAAGGAAGTGATTGGATTAACATTGAGCCTGAAAAACCATCTACCGTACAATATAAAATTGAATTAAATTTAGATGCCAACGAAAACATGTCAGGCAATGTTTATGGAAAAAAAATAGGCTATCATGCATTAGACTCAAGAAAAGCATATTACCCAAATAGAGAAGTGTATATTAATAAAATTCATGATAAGTATCCCTATATTGAAATTTCCAATCACAAGGTATTAAGTGAAGGAAAAACAAGTCCTGATTTTATAGAATCTTACGATATTAAATATGAAGACAATGTAACAGGAGACCACATTTATTTAAATCCTTTTATAATGAAGTTTTTTAACGAAAACCCTTTTAAACTTCAAGAAAGGACTTACCCTATAGATTTTGGATATAAAGACACCTATTACTATGCCTTTAAACTAAATTTTGACGAAGCGTATACTATTTTAGAAAAACCTAAAGATCTTGCCTTAAATTTACCAGATGGTAAAGGACAAATAATTTTATCAAGTAATTTAACTGATAATTCAATAAGTCTCCTACTTAGAATTAAGTTTAATGAAACAGTTTTCGAGCCAGAATATTATCCCTATTTAAAAGAATTCTTTAATAAAATCGTAGACGTTCAGACCAATTCCCTTATCTTAATAAAAAAGAAGTAA
- a CDS encoding ion transporter codes for MSIQQKKNWRTKLHEIIYEADTPAGKLFDVVLLITIIASILLVMLESVKSINAKYHDLLNISEWIITILFTIEYIVRIITVRKPFRYIFSFYGIVDLLSTIPKYISIIFGGVHALATLRALRLLRVFRILKLVRYLGASNNLARAIKASRAKISVFLFTVIIATIILGTIMYLVEGEENGFTNIPKSVYWCIVTLTTVGFGDIAPQTPLGQFIASLIMILGYGIIAVPTGIVSAEYTAQNKPKQEPEKDQWHLNTQSCPNCSAEKHKDNAKFCYKCGHNLHHA; via the coding sequence ATGAGCATACAGCAAAAAAAAAACTGGAGAACAAAACTACACGAAATAATTTATGAAGCAGATACACCTGCAGGTAAGTTGTTTGATGTCGTTTTATTAATTACCATTATTGCTAGTATTTTGCTTGTAATGCTAGAAAGTGTCAAAAGTATTAATGCCAAGTATCATGACCTACTAAATATATCGGAATGGATAATAACCATTCTGTTTACCATAGAATATATTGTCAGAATTATAACCGTAAGAAAACCTTTTCGTTATATTTTTAGCTTTTATGGTATTGTAGATTTGCTTTCTACCATACCTAAATATATTTCAATAATTTTTGGAGGTGTACATGCCTTGGCTACATTACGTGCATTACGTTTGTTAAGGGTTTTTAGAATATTAAAACTAGTGCGTTATTTAGGAGCTTCCAACAATCTAGCAAGAGCTATAAAAGCAAGCCGTGCTAAAATATCGGTATTTTTATTTACTGTTATAATAGCCACGATTATTTTAGGCACCATTATGTATTTGGTTGAAGGTGAAGAAAACGGCTTTACAAACATCCCAAAAAGTGTGTATTGGTGCATCGTGACACTCACTACGGTTGGTTTTGGTGATATTGCACCCCAAACACCATTGGGGCAATTCATAGCTTCTTTAATTATGATTTTGGGTTATGGCATTATTGCAGTACCGACAGGTATTGTATCGGCTGAATATACCGCACAAAACAAACCAAAACAAGAACCTGAAAAAGACCAATGGCATCTTAATACGCAATCATGCCCTAATTGTTCTGCCGAAAAACATAAAGATAACGCCAAGTTTTGCTATAAATGTGGCCATAATTTACACCATGCCTAA
- a CDS encoding cation transporter, with amino-acid sequence MEKTIFEITKMDCPSEENLIRMKLDGISNIKHLEFDIPNRKLTVFHWGGIDDIEQSIRELNLGCKKLVSEQSNQTKFTDITNQKKLLYTVLLINFGFFLIEITTGIISKSMGLIADSLDMLADSFVYGLSLIAVGGTLIKKKNIAKLAGYFQITLAFIGFVEVLRRFFGNEKLPDFTTMIVVSVFALIANGICLYLLQKSKSKDEAHMKASMIFTSNDVIINLGVIVAGIMVNLLNSNKPDLIIGSVVFVLVIQGAFRILKLSK; translated from the coding sequence ATGGAAAAAACAATTTTTGAAATTACTAAAATGGATTGTCCATCTGAAGAAAACTTAATAAGAATGAAATTAGATGGCATATCAAACATAAAACACCTCGAATTCGATATTCCAAACCGAAAATTAACCGTTTTTCATTGGGGAGGCATTGATGACATAGAGCAATCCATTAGGGAGCTAAATCTGGGATGCAAAAAACTTGTATCCGAACAAAGTAACCAAACCAAATTTACCGATATTACAAACCAGAAAAAGCTACTTTACACAGTCCTTTTAATAAATTTTGGTTTCTTTTTAATTGAAATAACTACGGGCATCATTTCAAAATCGATGGGATTGATTGCTGATAGTTTAGATATGCTAGCAGATAGTTTTGTGTATGGGCTTAGCCTCATCGCTGTTGGCGGCACCTTAATTAAAAAGAAGAACATTGCAAAACTTGCTGGCTATTTTCAAATAACACTGGCTTTTATAGGATTTGTTGAAGTTTTAAGGCGCTTTTTTGGAAACGAAAAATTACCGGATTTTACAACAATGATTGTTGTTTCAGTTTTTGCCCTTATAGCAAACGGTATTTGCTTATACCTGCTACAAAAGTCAAAAAGCAAAGACGAAGCTCACATGAAAGCAAGTATGATTTTCACCTCAAACGATGTTATTATTAACCTCGGGGTTATAGTTGCTGGTATCATGGTAAATCTATTAAATTCCAACAAACCAGATTTAATCATTGGATCTGTTGTCTTCGTTTTAGTAATACAAGGTGCTTTTAGGATTCTAAAGCTTAGCAAGTAG